In a genomic window of Pelecanus crispus isolate bPelCri1 chromosome 1, bPelCri1.pri, whole genome shotgun sequence:
- the TPT1 gene encoding translationally-controlled tumor protein yields MIIYRDCISQDEMFSDIYKIREVANGLCLEVEGKMVTRTEGQIDDSLIGGNASAEGPEGDGTEATVITGVDIVINHHLQETSFTKESYKKYIKDYMKAIKARLEEHKPERVKPFMTGAAEQIKHILANFKNYQFFVGENMNPDGMVALLDFREDGVTPYMIFFKDGLEIEKC; encoded by the exons atgatCATCTACCGGGACTGCATCAGCC AGGACGAGATGTTCTCGGACATCTACAAGATCCGGGAGGTGGCGAACGGCCTGTGCCTGGAAGTGGAGGGGAAG ATGGTCACCAGGACAGAGGGTCAAATTGATGACTCTCTAATTGGTGGCAATGCCTCTGCTGAAGGTCCTGAGGGAGATGGAACAGAAGCTACGGTCATAACTGGTGTTGATATAGTAATAAACCACCACCTTCAGGAAACCAGCTTTACAAAAGAATCCTACAAGAAGTACATCAAGGACTACATGAAAGC aATCAAAGCCAGACTTGAGGAACACAAGCCAGAGAGAGTAAAGCCTTTCATGACAGGGGCTGCAGAACAAATCAAACACATCCTTGCTAACTTCAAAAACTACCAG TTCTTTGTAGGAGAGAACATGAATCCAGATGGTATGGTGGCTCTCCTGGATTTCCGTGAGGATGGTGTGACCCCATATATGATTTTCTTTAAGGATGGCTTAGAAATTGAGAAATGT TAA